A stretch of Ipomoea triloba cultivar NCNSP0323 chromosome 11, ASM357664v1 DNA encodes these proteins:
- the LOC115996290 gene encoding polyphenol oxidase II, chloroplastic-like — protein MASLTSACISTAPKTAASFSSAAASKRNRRFKVSCNAAEGGGGDGGESQQKFDRRDVLLGLGGLYGAASLGANPLASAAPIQAPVLSNCVVPAAGLPAGAYFQDCCPPVPAFVLPYQLPPVDPFALKIRPAAHKLDAAYIAKFERAIQLMKELPESDPRNFYQQAKVHCAYCNGGYVQPDSPNKEIQVHNSWLFFPFHRWYMYFFERIMGKLLGDPTFALPFWNWDSPAGMYMPSYVNNIFSPLYDQNRNQSFLTRLMDLAFFGLDIPLPDALRIEINLFLMYKTMVSNGGAAILFHGQPYRAGDDPGLFLLGAGSVENIPHGTVHRWTGDLARTPNGEDMGNFYSAARDPLFYCHHSNVDRMWTIWQQLGGAGRRCDFTDPDWLDASFIFYDENATAVRVRVGDCLDNQKMGYKYAFENLPWLDSKPVPAKTKRGFADASDAPSVESVFPLKLDKVVRVKVPRPRKSRTKEEKAAEEEILRIEGIEVSADQFAKFDVYLNDEDEEPTLEKLAAEYAGSFVNLPQNHHGSGKIRTSLCMGLNEVLEDFDCEDDDAVVVTLVPMLFSGTTTIQNIRIIYHS, from the exons CGTTTCAAGGTTTCATGCAACGCCGCCGAAGGCGGCGGCGGTGACGGCGGCGAGTCCCAACAAAAGTTCGACAGAAGAGACGTCCTTCTCGGCTTGGGCGGCCTCTACGGCGCCGCAAGCCTCGGTGCCAACCCGCTGGCCTCCGCCGCGCCCATTCAAGCCCCCGTGCTCTCCAACTGCGTCGTCCCCGCCGCCGGTTTGCCCGCCGGCGCGTATTTCCAAGACTGCTGCCCTCCCGTGCCGGCCTTCGTCCTCCCCTACCAGCTCCCGCCGGTGGATCCGTTTGCCTTAAAGATCCGCCCGGCAGCTCACAAATTGGACGCGGCGTACATTGCGAAGTTTGAAAGAGCGATCCAGCTTATGAAGGAGCTGCCGGAGAGCGATCCCCGCAACTTCTACCAACAAGCCAAAGTCCACTGCGCTTATTGTAACGGCGGCTATGTCCAACCAGACTCCCCCAATAAGGAGATCCAAGTTCACAATTCATGGCTGTTCTTCCCTTTCCACAGATG GTACATGTACTTCTTCGAGAGAATCATGGGAAAATTGCTGGGAGATCCCACCTTCGCCTTGCCGTTCTGGAACTGGGATTCGCCGGCCGGAATGTACATGCCCTCGTATGTAAACAACATATTCTCGCCGCTCTACGATCAGAACCGCAACCAGTCTTTTCTCACTCGCCTCATGGACCTTGCTTTCTTCGGCCTGGACATTCCTTTACCTGACGCACTCAGGATTGAAATCAACCTTTTCTTGATGTACAAAACCATGGTCAGTAACGGCGGAGCCGCCATACTCTTCCATGGACAACCTTATCGCGCCGGCGACGACCCGGGGCTCTTCCTACTCGGGGCTGGTTCTGTTGAGAATATTCCACACGGAACAGTTCACAG GTGGACGGGTGACTTAGCTAGAACGCCGAACGGAGAGGACATGGGAAACTTCTACTCCGCCGCTCGCGACCCCTTATTCTACTGCCACCACTCCAACGTCGACCGCATGTGGACCATATGGCAACAGCTCGGCGGCGCCGGCCGGAGATGCGACTTTACCGACCCGGACTGGCTGGACGCCTCCTTCATCTTCTACGACGAGAACGCCACGGCCGTGCGGGTCCGGGTCGGCGACTGTTTAGACAATCAAAAAATGGGCTACAAGTACGCCTTCGAAAATCTCCCCTGGCTGGACTCCAAGCCCGTCCCGGCCAAGACGAAGCGCGGATTCGCCGACGCGTCCGACGCGCCGTCCGTGGAGAGCGTGTTCCCGCTGAAACTGGACAAGGTGGTGAGAGTGAAGGTCCCCCGGCCGAGGAAGTCGCGGACCAAGGAGGAGAAAGCCGCGGAAGAAGAAATCCTGCGGATCGAAGGGATTGAGGTTTCCGCCGACCAGTTCGCCAAGTTTGACGTGTACCTGAACGACGAGGACGAGGAGCCGACGCTGGAGAAATTGGCGGCGGAGTACGCCGGGAGTTTTGTGAATTTGCCGCAGAATCACCACGGGTCCGGGAAGATCAGGACCAGCCTGTGTATGGGACTTAATGAGGTCTTGGAAGACTTTGATTGTGAGGATGATGACGCCGTCGTTGTGACTTTGGTACCAATGCTCTTCAGCGGCACCACCACCATCCAGAACATTCGGATCATCTATCATTCTTAG